The following coding sequences lie in one Desmodus rotundus isolate HL8 chromosome 1, HLdesRot8A.1, whole genome shotgun sequence genomic window:
- the LOC139440697 gene encoding protein FAM170A-like encodes MKHKEKKKHLESRYLKPAKKSGEKLNLQEHPLQHKEAGEDSYSSGSSTFISPPNKQSGADIKTFEEYAPQVLAEVPGGGPTEECSCSSEYFSCVSSPSKLPPPDDTHDIRKIQECASQSQIHAEAPGCGPPKESSPSSHDLTCASSPSRHFPPNNHGTLVTPASTDLQQTEISSPSPHASSPFSLFRNNKPCTSSVSGRDERVMTIYYMRVQMKRGRAVLEDPEEGGLEPSSKKMKIEEMTYIEKGFENIPFSQMSTKRPLINCRPYLDSRAQKKEEVERPAMPSALQVYHRARNPEWLVTRHSGFRCMACCRIFPSLEVLKEHVKHGFKEGFSCHTFHLALACLKQKNWKEEEEGNQEGSISDTSSKNILLRRPTHTKKDCFSVLKK; translated from the exons atgaaacataaagaaaaaaagaaacatctggAAAGTAGATATCTCAAACCTGCGAAGAAGTCAGGAG aaaagttGAATTTACAAGAACATCCTTTACAGCATAAAGAAGCAGGGGAGGATTCTTATAGTTCGGGCAGTTCAACCTTCATTTCACCTCCAAACAAGCAAAGTGGTGCTG ACATCAAGACCTTTGAAGAATATGCACCACAGGTGCTTGCAGAGGTGCCAGGCGGTGGTCCCACTGAAGAATGCTCATGTAGTTCTGAATATTTTTCATGTGTCTCCTCCCCATCCAAGCTTCCCCCTCCTGATGATACCCATG ACATCAGGAAGATTCAAGAGTGTGCATCTCAGTCTCAGATACATGCGGAGGCCCCAGGCTGTGGTCCCCCCAAGGAAAGCTCTCCTAGTTCTCACGATTTAACCTGTGCCTCCTCTCCATCCAGGCATTTCCCTCCTAATAACCATG GGACCCTTGTGACACCTGCATCCACGGATTTGCAGCAAACAGagatttcctctccctctccacatGCCTCCTCTCCTTTTAGTTTGTTTAGGAATAATAAGCCCTGTACATCCTCAGTATCTGGGAGAGATGAAAGAGTCATGACAATTTACTACATGCGTGTGCAAATGAAACGAGGCAGAGCCGTCTTAGAGGATCCAGAAGAAGGAGGATTGGAGCCATCCTCTAAAAAGATGAAGATAGAAGAAATGACCTACATTGAAAAgggttttgaaaatattccattctCTCAGATGTCTACAAAAAGACCCCTAATTAACTGTAGGCCCTACTTAGACAGCAGAGCCCAGAAGAAAGAGGAGGTTGAAAGGCCAGCCATGCCTTCAGCTCTGCAGGTGTATCACAGGGCCAGAAACCCCGAGTGGCTGGTGACCCGCCACAGTGGCTTCAGGTGCATGGCCTGCTGCCGCATCTTCCCCAGCTTAGAAGTCCTCAAGGAGCATGTGAAGCATGGGTTCAAGGAGGGCTTCAGCTGCCATACTTTCCATCTTGCATTGGCTTgtctaaaacagaaaaattggaaagaagaggaagaaggaaatcaaGAAGGCAGCATTTCAGATACCAGTAGCAAAAACATTTTGCTGCGAAGACCAACTCATACTAAAAAGGACTGTTTTTCAGTCCTTAAAAAATAG